In a single window of the Thunnus albacares chromosome 1, fThuAlb1.1, whole genome shotgun sequence genome:
- the LOC122966371 gene encoding AKT-interacting protein isoform X1, with protein sequence MNLNPFWSMSANTSRKQRPDNEEQSGHGEQRASPARLPFGKKQLPAIPKNAAPITKPTAMGTPAQSANGTHASYGPFYLEYSLLAEFTLVIKQKLPGIYVQPSYKSALMWFGVIFIRHGLYQDGVFKFTVYIPDNYPDGECPKLVFDIPVFHPLVDPVSGELDVRRAFTKWRRNHNHIWQVLMYARTIFYKINTAEPLNPEAAVLYEKDVHLFKSKVVDSVKLCNSHLFDQPKIDDPYAISFSPWNPAVHEEAKERMFTYKRRPEDHHKGTQVSGLSWVKPGSTQPFSKDDNPPQC encoded by the exons ATGAACCTAAACCCCTTCTGGAGCATGTCTGCCAATACAAGTCGCAAG CAGAGACCTGACAATGAGGAACAGAGTGGGCATGGGGAGCAGAGAGCCAGCCCAGCCCGGCTGCCCTTTGGCAAAAAGCAACTTCCAGCCATTCCTAAGAATGCAGCCCCCATTACCAAGCCTACAGCAATGGGTACCCCAGCCCAGTCAGCCAATGGCACACACGCCTCCTATGGCCCCTTCTACTTGGAGTACTCTCTGCTGGCTGAGTT CACACTAGTGATTAAGCAGAAACTCCCTGGAATTTATGTCCAGCCATCCTACAAGTCAGCACTAA TGTGGTTTGGGGTCATATTCATCAGACATGGCTTGTACCAGGACGGAGTCTTCAAATTCACTGTGTATATTCCAGATAACTATCCAGATGGAGAGTGTCCT AAATTAGTATTCGACATCCCAGTCTTCCATCCACTTGTTGACCCTGTGTCTGGAGAGCTTGATGTCAGAAGAGCTTTCACCAAATGGAG acGGAATCACAATCACATCTGGCAAGTCCTCATGTATGCACGCACAATTTTCTACAAGATCAACACTGCAGAACCACTCAACCCAGAGGCTGCTGTGCT ataTGAAAAGGACGTGCATTTGTTCAAAAGCAAAGTGGTGGACAGTGTGAAACTATGCAACAGTCACCTTTTTGACCAGCCCAAGATAGATGATCCCTACGCAATAAG tttttctcCATGGAACCCAGCTGTTCATGAGGAAGCAAAAGAGCGAATGTTCACGTATAAA AGACGACCTGAGGATCACCACAAGGGAACGCAGGTGTCGGGGCTGTCTTGGGTGAAGCCTGGATCGACACAGCCCTTCAGCAAAGACGACAATCCTCCCCAGTGCTGA
- the LOC122966371 gene encoding AKT-interacting protein isoform X2, giving the protein MNLNPFWSMSANTSRKRPDNEEQSGHGEQRASPARLPFGKKQLPAIPKNAAPITKPTAMGTPAQSANGTHASYGPFYLEYSLLAEFTLVIKQKLPGIYVQPSYKSALMWFGVIFIRHGLYQDGVFKFTVYIPDNYPDGECPKLVFDIPVFHPLVDPVSGELDVRRAFTKWRRNHNHIWQVLMYARTIFYKINTAEPLNPEAAVLYEKDVHLFKSKVVDSVKLCNSHLFDQPKIDDPYAISFSPWNPAVHEEAKERMFTYKRRPEDHHKGTQVSGLSWVKPGSTQPFSKDDNPPQC; this is encoded by the exons ATGAACCTAAACCCCTTCTGGAGCATGTCTGCCAATACAAGTCGCAAG AGACCTGACAATGAGGAACAGAGTGGGCATGGGGAGCAGAGAGCCAGCCCAGCCCGGCTGCCCTTTGGCAAAAAGCAACTTCCAGCCATTCCTAAGAATGCAGCCCCCATTACCAAGCCTACAGCAATGGGTACCCCAGCCCAGTCAGCCAATGGCACACACGCCTCCTATGGCCCCTTCTACTTGGAGTACTCTCTGCTGGCTGAGTT CACACTAGTGATTAAGCAGAAACTCCCTGGAATTTATGTCCAGCCATCCTACAAGTCAGCACTAA TGTGGTTTGGGGTCATATTCATCAGACATGGCTTGTACCAGGACGGAGTCTTCAAATTCACTGTGTATATTCCAGATAACTATCCAGATGGAGAGTGTCCT AAATTAGTATTCGACATCCCAGTCTTCCATCCACTTGTTGACCCTGTGTCTGGAGAGCTTGATGTCAGAAGAGCTTTCACCAAATGGAG acGGAATCACAATCACATCTGGCAAGTCCTCATGTATGCACGCACAATTTTCTACAAGATCAACACTGCAGAACCACTCAACCCAGAGGCTGCTGTGCT ataTGAAAAGGACGTGCATTTGTTCAAAAGCAAAGTGGTGGACAGTGTGAAACTATGCAACAGTCACCTTTTTGACCAGCCCAAGATAGATGATCCCTACGCAATAAG tttttctcCATGGAACCCAGCTGTTCATGAGGAAGCAAAAGAGCGAATGTTCACGTATAAA AGACGACCTGAGGATCACCACAAGGGAACGCAGGTGTCGGGGCTGTCTTGGGTGAAGCCTGGATCGACACAGCCCTTCAGCAAAGACGACAATCCTCCCCAGTGCTGA